The following proteins are co-located in the Paraphotobacterium marinum genome:
- a CDS encoding GNAT family N-acetyltransferase, with protein MELRAFKKEDHDVLIEWIDSEKLNYQWGGPTFEFPLDSVQISKHCSQTKVFPFIFVISGKSAGYVELFRVSASHFRICRVFISDSFRGNGASKLMLHKLVELAKEKYSASLLSLAVFERNLVARNCYESLGFTVTSSESGSRSFDGEIWGLLRMEKRL; from the coding sequence ATGGAACTGAGAGCATTTAAAAAAGAAGACCATGACGTGCTTATCGAGTGGATCGACTCAGAAAAATTGAATTATCAATGGGGTGGTCCAACCTTTGAGTTTCCATTGGATTCAGTGCAAATTTCTAAACACTGTTCTCAAACGAAAGTGTTTCCTTTTATCTTCGTTATATCAGGTAAGAGTGCTGGCTATGTTGAACTATTTAGAGTTTCAGCGTCACATTTTAGAATTTGCCGCGTATTTATTTCGGACAGCTTTCGTGGGAATGGCGCCTCAAAGCTCATGCTTCATAAGTTAGTCGAGCTAGCAAAAGAAAAATACAGCGCCAGCTTACTATCATTGGCCGTATTTGAACGAAACTTAGTTGCGAGAAACTGCTATGAGTCTTTAGGTTTTACGGTGACATCGAGTGAAAGTGGCTCTCGTTCTTTCGACGGTGAGATTTGGGGTCTTTTACGCATGGAAAAACGGTTATAA
- a CDS encoding MATE family efflux transporter, whose protein sequence is MKSANIQLLTFPLFKNTLKVYSSCLVTSFLSLLGYIISVLYISKLNENAIAASGLIESSLATTYVVCFGLLNSVTLLSAKSFGEKNPFKSIEILINSLVYTIPVVLIPCFIIYYSDSIFLSLGQPKEVVSYAYQVLFISIIDFPLAILSFTFSQFLLAQNYQKITVNITIFKFSIQVFLCYFMIHGFADFKGFGLNGLVYTWILTDLIAVLFYITFCYFKFLKSTQISSYSSLIKLGTLLQLFKLGIPSAIESSSVILVYSFIIVIIGWSGVHELTMQQVINQYANIFTTPFSVLMSAGAILAGQGYGELDKSKISIHRKNLLLIGYIQFIFICAVLLSSSNFLVRSYIGSESILTEHEIWITKLMLSLIGIKLIFDIYLWTNMGCLRGMFDVKSPMYIQVLLAYFIQLPCCYILSYNLGYGVTGFVVANIIVTILGAFLMNMRFKQQYINICF, encoded by the coding sequence ATGAAATCTGCAAATATCCAACTTTTAACGTTCCCATTATTTAAAAATACCTTAAAAGTATACTCTAGCTGTTTAGTGACAAGTTTCTTAAGTCTTTTGGGATATATTATTTCTGTTTTATATATTTCAAAATTAAATGAGAATGCCATTGCAGCAAGTGGGCTAATTGAATCTAGTTTGGCAACTACATATGTGGTTTGTTTTGGTTTACTTAATTCAGTGACTTTATTATCAGCTAAGTCTTTTGGAGAAAAGAACCCATTTAAAAGTATTGAAATATTGATAAATAGTCTTGTCTATACAATACCAGTTGTATTGATTCCTTGTTTCATCATTTATTACTCTGATTCCATTTTCTTATCTTTAGGACAACCTAAAGAGGTGGTCTCATATGCATACCAAGTCCTCTTTATTTCAATTATTGATTTTCCATTGGCTATTTTGTCTTTCACTTTTTCTCAGTTTTTGCTGGCACAAAATTACCAAAAAATAACGGTCAATATCACTATTTTTAAGTTTTCAATCCAAGTTTTTCTTTGTTATTTTATGATTCATGGATTTGCCGATTTTAAAGGGTTTGGTTTAAATGGGCTGGTGTATACATGGATTTTGACGGATTTGATTGCTGTTTTATTTTACATAACTTTTTGTTACTTTAAGTTTTTAAAATCCACTCAAATTTCATCGTATTCAAGTTTAATAAAATTAGGAACTCTTTTACAGTTATTTAAATTAGGTATTCCTTCAGCAATTGAATCAAGCTCTGTCATTTTGGTTTACTCATTTATCATTGTGATCATTGGTTGGTCAGGTGTTCATGAGTTAACCATGCAACAAGTTATAAATCAGTATGCAAATATTTTTACGACACCCTTTAGCGTTTTAATGTCAGCAGGCGCAATATTGGCAGGACAAGGTTATGGTGAGTTAGATAAATCAAAAATATCGATTCATAGAAAAAATCTTTTATTGATTGGTTATATTCAATTTATATTTATTTGTGCTGTTTTGCTGTCTAGCTCTAATTTTTTGGTCCGCTCTTATATTGGTTCAGAGTCGATTTTAACAGAGCATGAAATTTGGATTACCAAATTAATGCTGTCTCTAATTGGAATAAAATTGATTTTTGATATTTATCTTTGGACAAATATGGGGTGTTTGAGGGGTATGTTTGATGTGAAGTCTCCCATGTATATCCAAGTTTTATTGGCATATTTCATACAGTTACCATGCTGTTATATTTTATCTTATAATTTGGGTTACGGTGTCACTGGATTTGTTGTTGCTAATATAATTGTGACCATTCTTGGTGCTTTTTTGATGAATATGAGATTTAAACAGCAGTATATTAATATTTGTTTCTAA
- a CDS encoding nuclear transport factor 2 family protein has product MTEKRYPLPPYTEETAREKVRIAEDGWNSRDAAKVSLSYSLDTKWRNRICFLHGREEAQTFLKEKWSKELEYRLIKELFAFQGNRISVRYAYEYRDKNGNWYRAYGNENWVFNEDGLMIERHASINDMPIKESERKFHWTQGRRPDNHPSLSELKL; this is encoded by the coding sequence ATGACAGAAAAAAGATATCCTTTGCCACCATATACCGAAGAAACAGCCAGAGAAAAAGTTCGAATTGCAGAAGATGGCTGGAATAGCCGTGATGCAGCTAAAGTTTCTTTATCATATTCATTAGATACAAAATGGCGAAATCGTATATGCTTTCTTCATGGTCGTGAAGAGGCTCAAACTTTTTTAAAAGAAAAATGGTCAAAAGAGTTAGAATATCGCCTAATTAAAGAGCTTTTTGCCTTCCAAGGCAACCGTATTTCCGTTCGCTATGCTTATGAATACCGGGATAAGAATGGGAACTGGTACCGTGCTTATGGGAATGAAAACTGGGTTTTCAATGAAGATGGTCTCATGATAGAGCGACATGCCAGTATTAATGATATGCCCATTAAGGAATCTGAACGAAAATTTCATTGGACTCAAGGTCGTAGGCCTGATAATCATCCCAGTTTAAGTGAGTTAAAGCTTTAA
- a CDS encoding MATE family efflux transporter: MENSKSPLNIIIKKSLQVSLSIAMTKFIQVISGFIGMIMIAHLGNKELAASAMITPIQAFIIVVSANLLTSVGILISKSYGARDMKQIGAYFKSGLIAALLLSIFIDIVLYKIDFILNAFHQPSSIITLVQSYTNVYMITTPLIMIALVFQQFLIAVERKKIIVLMSLVSLFVINFFSYSLIYGNFGLPKLGIPGLAWSTTIWLFFAIITYSIYILKNIYFIKFEILKPSYNQFKYLLRIFKVGFPMTIQSTSEMLQLLTITFMVGWLGTNELAIQQIVNQYFILLVVPIFALSQSSSILISQSYGAQNKMDITQYGHTLLTIGLFFASLVMILFISIPQKMILFYVGQDNTFTPEMLNLASVILILTGSRLLLDTVISIKIGSLRGILDMKFPMYVSILTSWLLTIPLAYLFCFQLNFGLKGITYASIIMMLINSIILLKRWAHKSKSIAWESS, encoded by the coding sequence ATGGAAAATTCAAAGTCCCCTTTGAATATCATTATAAAAAAAAGTCTACAAGTCTCATTATCTATTGCAATGACTAAATTTATTCAAGTCATTTCAGGTTTTATTGGAATGATCATGATTGCGCACCTTGGCAACAAAGAACTTGCTGCTAGTGCTATGATTACACCGATCCAAGCATTTATTATTGTTGTAAGCGCAAACTTATTAACTTCAGTGGGTATTCTTATATCTAAATCATACGGCGCTCGAGATATGAAACAAATAGGCGCTTATTTTAAAAGTGGTCTGATTGCTGCTTTATTATTAAGTATTTTTATAGATATAGTTTTATACAAAATTGATTTTATTTTAAATGCTTTTCACCAACCAAGCTCCATTATTACACTCGTTCAAAGTTATACAAATGTTTATATGATCACAACGCCCTTAATTATGATTGCCTTAGTGTTCCAACAATTTTTAATTGCTGTTGAGCGGAAGAAAATCATTGTTTTAATGAGTTTGGTGAGCTTATTTGTCATTAATTTTTTTTCTTACAGCTTGATTTATGGTAATTTTGGTTTGCCCAAACTTGGAATACCAGGACTAGCTTGGTCAACAACGATATGGTTATTCTTCGCTATTATCACATATTCTATCTATATTTTAAAAAATATATATTTCATAAAATTTGAAATTTTAAAACCCTCTTATAATCAGTTCAAATATCTATTAAGAATATTCAAAGTTGGATTTCCCATGACAATTCAATCCACAAGTGAAATGTTACAACTTCTCACTATTACTTTCATGGTCGGTTGGCTTGGAACAAATGAACTTGCAATACAACAAATCGTTAATCAATATTTTATTTTGCTTGTCGTGCCTATTTTTGCGTTATCCCAATCCAGCTCTATTTTGATCTCTCAATCTTATGGGGCTCAAAATAAAATGGATATAACACAATATGGTCATACTCTTCTTACAATAGGGTTATTTTTTGCGTCACTGGTCATGATATTATTCATTTCCATACCTCAAAAAATGATATTATTTTATGTAGGTCAAGACAATACTTTCACACCCGAAATGCTAAATCTTGCCAGTGTTATCCTCATATTGACAGGCTCAAGGTTATTACTAGATACAGTCATTTCTATTAAAATCGGAAGTTTAAGAGGCATTTTAGATATGAAATTCCCAATGTATGTAAGCATATTAACCTCATGGTTATTGACCATTCCGTTAGCCTATCTATTTTGCTTTCAATTAAATTTTGGTTTGAAAGGGATTACATATGCGAGCATAATTATGATGCTAATTAATTCAATCATCTTATTAAAAAGATGGGCTCACAAGTCTAAATCTATTGCTTGGGAAAGTAGTTAA
- a CDS encoding LacI family DNA-binding transcriptional regulator translates to MPNIKDVAQKAGVSIATVSRVLNNKGHVSNLNKQLVEKAIGELDYQPNSSAQALVRKKSKTIGILVRDMSDPFFGQIIKAIDDIAMSYGYDTLIGNGFHERKLEMDVIDFFLRQQCEYFIIHSQGLTDIDLKNISQKVKNLIIINRNVTRLPHQCVYVDQQKGTYLATKYLLSHGHKHIAYLNSLYKTDTSDERKNGYLRAMKEYDITNCIVKKTEPNHYGGVHAMKALLDEKKVSAVICFNDRMATGVISYLHSHNIKIPKQISVIGFDNINLATQVYPKLTTINYPMQQIAEYATKVLLGIPTNKIDFKLDLVHRDSVYALKH, encoded by the coding sequence ATGCCTAATATTAAAGATGTAGCCCAAAAAGCTGGAGTTTCCATTGCTACTGTTTCTCGTGTTTTAAATAATAAGGGGCATGTATCAAATTTAAATAAACAGCTCGTTGAAAAAGCCATAGGTGAATTAGACTATCAACCTAATTCTTCAGCACAAGCACTCGTTAGGAAAAAATCTAAAACAATTGGTATCCTGGTAAGAGATATGTCCGATCCATTTTTTGGTCAAATTATCAAAGCTATCGACGATATTGCCATGTCGTATGGATACGATACTTTGATTGGCAATGGTTTTCATGAAAGAAAATTGGAAATGGATGTGATTGATTTTTTTTTAAGACAGCAATGTGAATATTTCATTATACATTCACAAGGGTTGACGGATATTGATTTAAAAAATATATCTCAAAAGGTTAAAAATTTAATTATTATAAATAGAAATGTCACTCGTCTTCCTCATCAATGTGTTTATGTTGATCAACAAAAAGGAACTTATCTAGCTACAAAATATTTATTAAGTCATGGACATAAGCATATTGCTTATTTAAATTCTTTATATAAAACAGACACCTCTGACGAAAGAAAAAATGGTTATCTTAGAGCAATGAAAGAATATGACATTACAAACTGTATTGTCAAAAAAACAGAGCCTAATCACTATGGCGGTGTCCATGCAATGAAAGCTTTATTAGATGAAAAAAAAGTATCTGCCGTCATATGCTTTAATGATAGAATGGCCACAGGCGTCATTTCTTATCTTCATAGCCATAACATCAAAATTCCAAAACAAATCTCAGTAATTGGTTTTGATAATATAAATTTAGCAACTCAGGTCTACCCAAAGTTGACAACCATAAACTATCCAATGCAACAAATAGCAGAGTATGCAACAAAAGTTTTATTAGGTATACCTACAAATAAAATCGATTTTAAGTTAGACCTTGTCCACCGAGATTCTGTTTATGCTCTTAAGCATTAA
- a CDS encoding TetR/AcrR family transcriptional regulator, which translates to MAQASKREQIITTALKLFYKNGFNATGIEEIRKTANVSKKTLYNHFKSKDELILAVLLRQDEQFRHNFIRAVERFGTTGREQLVAIFDALNEWFNDKDFTGCIFVNAVAELKYEYGPYHTACSEHKRLMHSYIKSLAKKSCAQKPDKLSAQLNLLIEGATVQAHVCGDKQAALKAKEIAMILIESNINKNLL; encoded by the coding sequence ATGGCGCAAGCTTCTAAACGAGAGCAGATCATAACTACTGCGCTTAAATTATTTTACAAAAATGGTTTTAATGCTACAGGTATTGAAGAAATACGTAAAACGGCAAATGTATCCAAGAAAACGTTGTATAATCACTTTAAATCTAAAGATGAATTAATTTTAGCGGTATTGCTTAGACAGGATGAGCAATTTAGACATAATTTTATACGGGCAGTTGAACGCTTTGGAACCACGGGGAGAGAGCAATTAGTAGCCATCTTTGATGCACTAAATGAATGGTTTAATGATAAAGATTTTACTGGTTGTATATTTGTTAATGCTGTAGCAGAACTCAAATACGAGTATGGACCATATCATACTGCCTGTTCTGAGCATAAACGATTAATGCATAGCTATATTAAGTCGCTTGCTAAAAAATCTTGCGCCCAAAAACCGGATAAACTTTCAGCACAATTAAATCTGCTTATCGAGGGAGCTACCGTCCAAGCACATGTATGCGGAGATAAACAAGCAGCCCTTAAGGCTAAAGAAATCGCAATGATTCTTATTGAAAGTAATATTAACAAGAATTTACTTTAG